The Halogeometricum rufum genome has a segment encoding these proteins:
- a CDS encoding dipeptide epimerase, which yields MLLTTEFERVSYPLADDFTISRGTQTAAENVVVRITDDGGMTGVGAAAPSAHYGETADTVEAVLPELLDVVESVGDPHGIAKIERGMRERVGRNPAARAGVEIALHDLASKRLGLPLYRQWGLDADEAPPTSFTIGLDDTETMREKTEEAVEAGFPVLKVKLGTDRDEEIVEAVRDAAPEATIRVDANEAWTPREAVAKTEMLASYDVEFVEQPVPAADPEGLRFVYERAALPLAADESCVTLADVPRVADRTDVVNLKLMKCGGLSEATRMVHAARAHGLEVMLGCMIESNAAIAAACHLAPLLDYADLDGALLLGEDDYEGVPIEDGEIRLRDLNRSGTGARRTD from the coding sequence GTGCTCCTGACGACCGAGTTCGAACGGGTGTCGTACCCCCTGGCCGACGACTTCACCATCTCCCGCGGCACGCAGACGGCGGCCGAGAACGTCGTCGTCCGCATCACCGACGACGGCGGCATGACCGGCGTCGGCGCGGCGGCCCCCTCCGCTCACTACGGCGAGACGGCCGACACCGTCGAGGCCGTCCTGCCGGAGTTGCTCGACGTCGTCGAGTCCGTCGGCGACCCGCACGGCATCGCCAAGATAGAGCGCGGGATGCGCGAACGCGTCGGCCGCAACCCCGCCGCCCGCGCCGGCGTCGAAATCGCCCTCCACGACCTCGCCTCCAAGCGCCTCGGACTGCCCCTCTACCGCCAGTGGGGACTCGACGCGGACGAGGCGCCGCCCACCTCCTTCACCATCGGCCTCGACGACACCGAGACGATGCGCGAGAAGACCGAGGAGGCCGTCGAGGCGGGCTTTCCCGTCCTGAAGGTCAAACTCGGCACCGACCGCGACGAGGAGATAGTCGAGGCGGTGCGCGACGCCGCGCCCGAGGCGACGATTCGCGTGGACGCAAACGAGGCGTGGACGCCGCGCGAGGCCGTCGCGAAGACCGAGATGTTGGCGTCGTACGACGTGGAGTTCGTCGAGCAACCCGTCCCGGCCGCCGACCCCGAGGGACTGCGGTTCGTCTACGAACGCGCCGCGCTCCCACTGGCCGCCGACGAGTCCTGCGTCACCCTCGCGGACGTGCCGCGGGTCGCCGACCGCACCGACGTCGTGAACCTGAAACTGATGAAGTGCGGCGGTCTCTCGGAGGCGACGCGGATGGTCCACGCCGCCCGCGCGCACGGACTGGAAGTGATGCTGGGCTGTATGATCGAGTCGAACGCCGCCATCGCCGCCGCGTGTCACCTCGCACCCCTGCTGGACTACGCCGACCTCGACGGCGCGCTCCTCCTCGGCGAGGACGACTACGAGGGCGTCCCCATCGAGGACGGCGAGATTCGACTCCGCGACCTGAACCGAAGCGGGACGGGCGCGCGGCGGACAGACTGA
- a CDS encoding PspA/IM30 family protein, with protein sequence MGILSRASYVVRSKINSLLNRAEDPTETLDYSYEKMRDELQQVKQGIADLTTQKKRLEIQKRRLEENVEKHNEQAREAVRQDRDDLARRALEKKQAKMNQIEELETQIANLQDTQDNLVDKKNELQNRIEEFRTKKETMKARYEAAEASSRVSEAMSGVGDEMGDVSRALERAEDQTDEMEARSAAMDELVDTGAFDDAMSDKDSIDRELETGRTNAEVDTELETLKTEMGKSSAPAESDEETSSADVDEELEEMDVADEDVEAELEELKNEDDA encoded by the coding sequence ATGGGAATCCTCTCACGCGCGTCTTACGTCGTCCGCTCGAAAATCAACTCCCTCCTCAACCGCGCGGAGGACCCGACGGAGACGCTCGACTACTCCTACGAGAAGATGCGCGACGAACTCCAGCAGGTCAAGCAGGGAATCGCCGACCTGACGACGCAGAAGAAGCGTCTGGAGATTCAGAAGCGCCGTCTGGAGGAGAACGTCGAGAAACACAACGAACAGGCCCGCGAGGCGGTCAGACAGGACCGCGACGACTTGGCCCGTCGCGCCTTGGAGAAGAAGCAGGCGAAGATGAACCAGATAGAGGAACTGGAGACGCAGATCGCCAACCTCCAGGACACGCAGGACAACCTCGTCGACAAGAAGAACGAACTCCAGAACCGCATCGAGGAGTTCCGGACGAAGAAGGAGACGATGAAGGCGCGGTACGAGGCGGCCGAAGCCTCCTCGCGCGTCTCCGAGGCGATGTCTGGCGTCGGCGACGAGATGGGCGACGTCTCTCGCGCCCTCGAACGCGCGGAGGACCAGACCGACGAGATGGAGGCCCGGTCGGCCGCGATGGACGAACTCGTCGACACCGGCGCGTTCGACGACGCGATGTCCGACAAGGACTCCATCGACCGCGAACTGGAGACGGGTCGGACGAACGCCGAAGTCGACACCGAACTGGAGACGCTGAAGACCGAGATGGGCAAGTCGTCGGCACCGGCCGAGAGCGACGAGGAGACGTCGAGCGCCGACGTCGACGAGGAACTGGAGGAGATGGACGTCGCCGACGAGGACGTCGAGGCGGAACTCGAGGAACTGAAGAACGAAGACGACGCCTGA
- a CDS encoding dienelactone hydrolase family protein translates to MSETVLIPGGRDVRATLDVAGSDGENAGDDAGGDGEPVDGTASEAVVVACPPHPQHGGHRGDGRLVAVSDALGRRGVDCLRFDYGAWDEGHGELADAHRAVEWAADRYERVALFGFSFGGAMALLAAAGGADVRAVSALAPAHRLAEDLDVVAAFPDVPVPVQVVYGTRDDVAAAHLVAERAREFEQAVVELEADHFFVGQEEKAATAVVDFLVPWLQPPASR, encoded by the coding sequence GTGAGCGAGACGGTCCTGATACCGGGCGGACGCGACGTGCGGGCGACGCTCGACGTCGCCGGGAGCGACGGCGAGAACGCGGGCGACGACGCCGGTGGCGACGGCGAACCAGTCGACGGGACTGCGTCCGAGGCCGTCGTCGTCGCCTGCCCGCCCCACCCGCAACACGGTGGGCACCGCGGCGACGGGCGCCTCGTCGCCGTCAGCGACGCCCTCGGTCGGCGCGGCGTCGACTGCCTCCGGTTCGACTACGGCGCGTGGGACGAGGGGCATGGCGAACTCGCCGACGCCCACCGCGCAGTCGAGTGGGCCGCCGACCGGTACGAACGGGTCGCCCTGTTCGGCTTCAGTTTCGGGGGCGCGATGGCGTTGTTGGCGGCCGCGGGCGGGGCGGACGTGCGGGCCGTCTCCGCCCTCGCGCCGGCGCACAGACTCGCCGAGGACCTCGACGTCGTCGCCGCGTTCCCCGACGTGCCCGTCCCCGTGCAGGTGGTGTACGGGACGCGCGACGACGTCGCCGCCGCCCACCTCGTCGCCGAACGCGCCCGCGAGTTCGAGCAGGCGGTGGTCGAACTCGAGGCGGACCACTTCTTCGTCGGACAGGAGGAGAAGGCGGCGACGGCGGTGGTCGACTTCCTCGTGCCGTGGCTTCAGCCCCCGGCCTCGCGGTAA
- a CDS encoding MFS transporter, translated as MTDDGVSAESYVLLVLASAGYFCFTFSWFSLAAFLVPVIEELGLSGTEAGVVTGAVQLSYIPLSLLSGLVIDRLGARRALGAGLFVVGVAHLIRGFATGFASVLAPTLLLGVGGTAVTFGLPKLVSDLFPAERAGTVSSVYTVGATLGSATVFAVARPLVGQFGAGWRQFFRYGGVLVVGFALLWVVASWALWGRVERFGADDGDQTFARASIASDLRSVFTHYGLLLLVVVGTMRLFISHGLSNWLATILETRGMTPALAGTLTSLFVLVRVLGIVGVPALSDRLSTRRLPIVGCGVAGTLGLLGLVVGTSLWTLSASLLLVGVFAIGGLAPLVRAIPIEMDGIGPRLTAVATGLIFTVGEVGGFLGPFTVGFVYDRTGTFAPALGTLAAASLVTAVVGYHMDEPSDSERDGPSGGSAGERRPSGPS; from the coding sequence ATGACCGACGACGGCGTCTCGGCGGAGTCGTACGTCCTGCTCGTCCTCGCCAGCGCCGGCTACTTCTGCTTCACGTTCTCGTGGTTCTCGCTCGCGGCGTTCCTCGTGCCGGTCATCGAGGAGTTGGGGCTGTCCGGCACCGAGGCCGGAGTCGTCACCGGCGCGGTGCAACTGAGCTACATCCCCCTCTCGCTCCTGTCGGGCCTCGTCATCGACCGGTTGGGTGCGCGGCGAGCGCTCGGTGCGGGCCTGTTCGTCGTCGGCGTCGCGCACCTCATCCGGGGGTTCGCCACCGGGTTCGCCTCCGTTCTGGCGCCGACGCTCCTCCTCGGCGTCGGCGGCACCGCCGTCACCTTCGGCCTGCCGAAACTGGTCTCCGACCTGTTCCCGGCCGAACGCGCGGGGACGGTGTCGTCCGTCTACACGGTGGGCGCGACGCTCGGGAGCGCGACGGTGTTCGCCGTCGCGCGGCCACTCGTCGGCCAGTTCGGGGCCGGGTGGCGGCAGTTCTTCCGCTACGGCGGCGTCCTCGTCGTCGGGTTCGCCCTCCTGTGGGTCGTCGCGTCGTGGGCGCTGTGGGGTCGCGTCGAGCGGTTCGGCGCGGACGACGGAGACCAGACGTTCGCGCGGGCGTCGATAGCGAGCGACCTCCGCTCGGTGTTCACCCACTACGGCCTGTTGCTGCTGGTGGTCGTCGGCACGATGCGGCTGTTCATCAGTCACGGCCTGTCGAACTGGCTCGCGACGATTCTGGAGACGCGCGGCATGACGCCGGCGCTGGCGGGGACGCTGACGAGCCTGTTCGTCCTCGTCCGCGTGCTCGGCATCGTCGGCGTCCCCGCGCTCTCGGACCGCCTCTCGACGCGTCGACTCCCGATAGTCGGTTGCGGCGTCGCCGGGACGCTCGGACTGCTGGGACTGGTCGTCGGTACCTCGCTGTGGACGCTGTCGGCGTCGCTCCTCCTCGTCGGCGTCTTCGCCATCGGCGGATTGGCACCGCTCGTCCGGGCGATTCCGATAGAGATGGACGGTATCGGACCGCGCCTCACCGCCGTCGCGACGGGGCTGATATTCACCGTCGGGGAAGTCGGCGGCTTCCTCGGGCCGTTCACCGTCGGCTTCGTCTACGACCGCACCGGGACGTTCGCGCCGGCACTCGGCACGCTGGCCGCCGCGAGTCTCGTCACGGCCGTCGTCGGCTACCACATGGACGAACCGTCGGACTCCGAGCGTGACGGGCCGTCGGGCGGGTCGGCGGGTGAGCGACGCCCGAGCGGCCCCTCATAA
- a CDS encoding transcription factor S encodes MQFCDECGSMMHNQDGEMVCSSCGATQEQDTDRAAEFVSTEAQDDSDVIETEEGADFEGKPTATDVTCEECGHGEAWYTIKQTGSADEPPTRFFKCKNCGRRWRGYN; translated from the coding sequence ATGCAGTTCTGCGACGAGTGCGGTTCGATGATGCACAATCAGGACGGCGAGATGGTCTGTTCGAGTTGCGGCGCGACGCAGGAACAGGACACAGACCGCGCCGCGGAGTTCGTCTCGACCGAAGCGCAGGACGACTCGGACGTCATCGAGACGGAGGAGGGCGCGGACTTCGAGGGGAAACCGACGGCGACGGACGTGACCTGCGAGGAGTGCGGCCACGGCGAGGCGTGGTACACCATCAAACAGACCGGGTCGGCCGACGAACCGCCGACGCGCTTTTTCAAGTGCAAGAACTGCGGGCGGCGGTGGCGCGGCTACAACTGA
- a CDS encoding CopG family transcriptional regulator codes for MGGERAKTLSDELERWVEQKTAESDVDRSELVRRALTAYRLVDEGDESLATPVERLDRLDGRVADLEADLDEKVTDVRERVIQVKREADAKAPADHDHPELASDVAAAESEAERAHDAVAEVRETVSTLQRRLDDGFENYEEVLEYLTDATEETEEKLDAVASAVHDLRRRTAEAEGAAAERTAATELKREANRKGVSTANCQSCERSVDVALLDLPYCPHCGETFDGVREKQGLFGSPSLTTGRRPALERPTDGDDGPEPVFEVDGEEDGR; via the coding sequence ATGGGAGGGGAACGGGCGAAGACGCTGTCTGACGAACTGGAGCGGTGGGTCGAACAGAAGACCGCGGAGTCGGACGTCGACCGGTCGGAACTGGTGAGGCGAGCGCTCACGGCGTACCGTCTCGTCGACGAGGGCGACGAGTCGCTGGCGACGCCGGTCGAGCGACTGGACCGACTCGACGGCCGCGTGGCCGACCTGGAGGCTGACCTCGACGAGAAGGTGACGGACGTGCGCGAACGCGTCATTCAGGTCAAACGCGAGGCCGACGCGAAGGCCCCGGCGGACCACGACCACCCGGAACTGGCGAGCGACGTGGCGGCCGCGGAGTCGGAGGCCGAGCGAGCGCACGACGCCGTCGCGGAGGTTCGCGAGACGGTCTCGACGCTCCAACGGCGACTGGACGACGGTTTCGAGAACTACGAGGAGGTGCTGGAGTACCTCACCGACGCCACCGAGGAGACCGAAGAGAAACTCGACGCCGTCGCGAGCGCCGTTCACGACCTGCGGCGCCGGACGGCGGAGGCCGAAGGGGCCGCCGCGGAACGGACGGCCGCCACCGAACTCAAGCGCGAGGCGAACCGCAAGGGTGTCTCGACCGCAAACTGTCAGTCGTGCGAGAGGTCTGTCGACGTCGCCCTCCTCGACCTGCCGTACTGTCCGCACTGCGGGGAGACGTTCGACGGCGTCCGCGAGAAACAGGGGCTGTTCGGGTCGCCGTCGCTCACGACCGGGCGCCGACCGGCCCTCGAACGACCGACCGACGGTGACGACGGCCCGGAACCGGTGTTCGAAGTCGACGGGGAGGAGGACGGACGATGA
- a CDS encoding RAD55 family ATPase, protein MSSIPFGVSRLDRIVDGGAPPGSVVLLAGEPGAGAREFMFTSATMNAVYEADDDLFDLYYGDLHEDSEPPSEVHYLSFTDDERSLRREMSYVFDRSLVDAATDRIRFHDLSATYFRPSPIPREWYQGEATTLQDLGERHNRDSVLTALGNYLSEHASGNLVVIDSITDLVAGISDEMSWNDIAMVMRGVNKAAYRWGGLILALVGRDTLERTELAHLMDAVDGTLQFEWETGGSKRARTLVVQEFRGVLSQLESEDIVQFETQIHDGGFDVSDVRKIR, encoded by the coding sequence ATGAGCAGTATCCCGTTCGGCGTCTCCCGCCTCGACCGTATCGTGGACGGCGGCGCACCGCCCGGTTCGGTCGTCCTCCTCGCCGGCGAACCCGGCGCGGGCGCCCGCGAGTTCATGTTCACGAGCGCGACGATGAACGCCGTCTACGAGGCCGACGACGACCTGTTCGACCTCTACTACGGCGACCTCCACGAGGACTCCGAGCCCCCCTCGGAGGTGCACTACCTCTCTTTCACCGACGACGAACGGAGCCTCCGGCGGGAGATGTCGTACGTGTTCGACCGGTCGCTCGTGGACGCCGCCACCGACCGAATCCGGTTTCACGACCTCTCGGCGACCTACTTCCGGCCCAGCCCGATTCCGCGCGAGTGGTATCAGGGGGAGGCGACGACGCTGCAGGACCTCGGCGAACGCCACAACCGCGATTCGGTGCTGACGGCGCTGGGCAACTACCTGAGCGAACACGCCAGCGGCAACCTCGTCGTCATCGACTCCATCACCGACCTCGTGGCTGGCATCTCCGACGAGATGTCGTGGAACGACATCGCGATGGTGATGCGCGGCGTCAACAAGGCGGCGTACCGGTGGGGCGGACTCATCCTCGCACTCGTCGGACGCGACACGCTCGAACGGACCGAACTCGCCCACCTGATGGACGCCGTCGACGGGACGCTCCAGTTCGAGTGGGAGACCGGCGGCTCCAAGCGGGCGCGAACGCTCGTCGTCCAGGAGTTCCGCGGCGTCCTCTCGCAACTGGAGTCCGAGGACATCGTCCAGTTCGAGACGCAGATACACGACGGCGGGTTCGACGTGAGCGACGTCAGGAAGATTCGCTGA
- a CDS encoding beta-ribofuranosylaminobenzene 5'-phosphate synthase family protein, whose amino-acid sequence MSRVRVSTGARLHFGFLNLSLAHQRLYGGLGVGLDEPRTVVAAEPATEIDCPDADARAYVERAVDALDVPGAAVAVESALPRHAGLGSGTQLALAVLEAVARAHDRTVSVRELAPRLGRGGRSGIGVAAFEDGGVLVDGGHPTARFTTDRPADGDWTVPPVAVRHAVPDDWRFVVVVPDADSGRSGEEEDESMRSVVERADPGVADRISGVLSRRLLPAVADGSAARFGEAVSEIGRLNGAWYADEQGGVYRPPVGELVASLEDDPACYGAGQSSWGPAVYAVTDADHADAARAAGRAALDAADVAGEVRLVRGRNEGATIRRNG is encoded by the coding sequence ATGAGTCGCGTCCGCGTCTCGACCGGTGCCCGCCTCCACTTCGGCTTCCTCAACCTGAGCCTCGCCCATCAGCGACTGTACGGCGGACTCGGCGTCGGACTCGACGAACCGCGGACCGTCGTCGCGGCCGAACCGGCGACGGAGATAGACTGCCCGGACGCGGACGCGCGAGCGTACGTCGAACGCGCCGTCGATGCCCTCGACGTTCCGGGGGCCGCCGTCGCCGTCGAGTCCGCCCTCCCGCGACACGCCGGTCTCGGCAGCGGAACGCAACTGGCGCTCGCTGTCCTCGAAGCGGTCGCCCGCGCGCACGACCGCACGGTGTCGGTCCGGGAACTCGCCCCCCGCCTCGGCCGCGGCGGCCGGTCGGGCATCGGCGTCGCCGCGTTCGAGGACGGCGGCGTCCTCGTGGACGGCGGCCACCCCACCGCCCGGTTCACCACCGACCGCCCGGCCGACGGCGACTGGACCGTCCCCCCGGTCGCCGTCCGCCACGCCGTCCCCGACGACTGGCGCTTCGTCGTCGTCGTCCCCGACGCCGACTCGGGCCGGAGCGGCGAGGAGGAGGACGAGAGCATGCGCTCCGTGGTCGAACGCGCCGACCCCGGCGTGGCCGACCGCATCTCGGGCGTCCTCTCCCGCCGACTGCTCCCGGCCGTCGCCGACGGGAGCGCCGCGCGGTTCGGGGAGGCCGTCTCGGAAATCGGGCGGCTGAACGGCGCGTGGTACGCCGACGAACAGGGCGGGGTCTACCGCCCGCCGGTCGGCGAACTCGTCGCGTCGCTGGAGGACGACCCCGCCTGCTACGGCGCGGGGCAGTCGTCGTGGGGGCCGGCCGTGTACGCCGTCACCGACGCCGACCACGCCGACGCGGCGCGGGCGGCGGGACGGGCCGCCCTCGACGCCGCCGACGTGGCCGGCGAAGTACGCCTCGTCCGCGGGCGAAACGAGGGCGCGACGATTCGGCGAAACGGTTAA
- a CDS encoding DUF7126 family protein: MTVLITGPDEDGLGDAIAALGVELIRFDGVANRDALLEAGIDTVDTLVLTDMDDASIIPVAREENPDVRIVTYSHDSLPEFARGQTDLAVDPNLLAADVVAEELVEV, from the coding sequence ATGACCGTGCTCATCACCGGACCCGACGAAGACGGACTCGGCGACGCCATCGCGGCCCTCGGCGTCGAGTTGATTCGCTTCGACGGCGTCGCCAACCGCGACGCCCTGCTCGAGGCGGGCATCGACACCGTAGATACGCTCGTCCTCACCGACATGGACGACGCCTCCATCATCCCCGTCGCTCGCGAGGAGAACCCCGACGTCCGAATCGTCACCTACTCGCACGACTCGCTCCCGGAGTTCGCCCGCGGCCAGACCGACCTCGCCGTGGACCCGAACCTCCTCGCGGCCGACGTGGTCGCCGAGGAACTCGTCGAGGTCTGA
- the guaA gene encoding glutamine-hydrolyzing GMP synthase, whose protein sequence is MVDTDSFVDEATEEIRETVGDANAVIALSGGVDSSVAAALAYRAIGDQLTPVYVDTGLMRKGETESIHETFDYMESLRVVDAEDRFLGALEGVVDPEEKRKAIGEQFIREFEREATDVGADYLVQGTIYPDRIESEGNIKSHHNVGGLPDVVDFEGIVEPVRDLYKDEVREVARALGLEEVVSERMPFPGPGLAVRVIGEVTKEKVEVAREACHVVEEELEEYDPWQAFAAVIGKGTGVKGDNRVHGWIVAVRSVESRDGMTARAQELSWETLQRIQSRITGQNDNVARVVYDVTHKPPATIEYE, encoded by the coding sequence ATGGTCGACACCGACTCGTTCGTCGACGAGGCGACCGAGGAGATTCGGGAGACGGTCGGCGACGCGAACGCCGTCATCGCCCTCTCCGGCGGCGTCGACTCCTCCGTCGCGGCCGCACTCGCCTACCGAGCCATCGGCGACCAACTCACCCCCGTCTACGTCGACACCGGCCTGATGCGGAAGGGCGAGACGGAGAGCATCCACGAGACGTTCGACTACATGGAGTCGCTCCGCGTGGTCGACGCCGAAGACCGGTTCCTCGGCGCTCTCGAGGGCGTCGTCGACCCCGAGGAGAAGCGAAAGGCCATCGGCGAGCAGTTCATCCGCGAGTTCGAACGCGAGGCGACGGACGTCGGCGCGGACTACCTCGTGCAGGGGACCATCTACCCCGACCGCATCGAGTCCGAGGGCAACATCAAGTCCCACCACAACGTCGGCGGCCTGCCGGACGTGGTGGACTTCGAGGGCATCGTCGAACCCGTCCGCGACCTCTACAAAGACGAGGTTCGGGAGGTGGCCCGCGCCCTCGGTCTGGAGGAAGTCGTCTCCGAGCGCATGCCGTTCCCCGGCCCCGGACTCGCCGTCCGCGTCATCGGCGAGGTGACGAAGGAGAAGGTCGAGGTGGCCCGCGAGGCGTGCCACGTCGTCGAAGAGGAACTGGAGGAGTACGACCCCTGGCAGGCGTTCGCCGCCGTCATCGGCAAGGGGACGGGCGTGAAGGGGGACAACCGCGTCCACGGCTGGATCGTCGCCGTTCGCTCCGTCGAGTCGCGCGACGGCATGACCGCCCGAGCGCAGGAACTGTCGTGGGAGACGCTCCAGCGCATCCAATCGCGCATCACCGGTCAGAACGACAACGTCGCGCGGGTCGTCTACGACGTAACGCACAAGCCCCCCGCGACCATCGAGTACGAATGA
- the pyrG gene encoding glutamine hydrolyzing CTP synthase, translating into MPKEPETGYDPSLGRKFIFVTGGVMSGLGKGITAASTGRLLSNAGFDVTAVKIDPYLNVDAGTMNPYQHGEVYVLKDGGEVDLDLGNYERFLGEDMTSDHNVTTGKTYQHVIQKERAGDYLGKTVQIIPHVTDDIKRRIREAAAGTDVCIVEVGGTVGDIEGMPFLEALRQFAHEEEDDDILFTHVTLVPYSKNGEQKTKPTQHSVKELRSIGLQPDVLVGRSEDKLDPETKEKIALFCDVPTEAVFSNSDVEDIYHVPLMVEEEGLDEFVMERLNLSVEARPKPERDNRWRELVTRDREQEVDVALVGKYDLEDAYMSVNEALKHAGIETRTEVNVLWVDSDEMLDKHTNRLKEADGVVVPGGFGTRGTAGKIEAIRYCRENDVPFLGLCLGFQMAVVEHARNVLGHEDAHSAEIDPDTSYPVIDLLPEQYETEDMGGTMRLGAHETAIGEGSLAEHVYGATACTERHRHRYEVAPDYIDELEDGALTFSGRADNRMEILERTDHPYFLGTQFHPEFRSRPDRASPPFVGFLQAVLGDLDARELAADPEVQA; encoded by the coding sequence ATGCCGAAGGAACCCGAAACCGGGTACGACCCGTCTCTGGGTCGGAAGTTCATTTTCGTGACAGGAGGTGTGATGTCCGGACTGGGCAAAGGCATCACCGCCGCGAGTACGGGCCGTCTGCTCTCGAACGCCGGGTTCGACGTCACCGCGGTCAAGATCGACCCGTATCTGAACGTCGACGCCGGGACGATGAACCCGTACCAGCACGGCGAGGTGTACGTCCTGAAGGACGGCGGCGAGGTCGACCTCGACCTGGGGAACTACGAGCGATTCCTCGGGGAGGACATGACCTCCGACCACAACGTGACGACGGGGAAGACGTACCAGCACGTCATCCAGAAGGAACGCGCCGGCGACTACCTCGGGAAGACGGTGCAGATAATCCCGCACGTCACCGACGACATCAAGCGACGCATCCGCGAGGCGGCCGCGGGGACGGACGTCTGCATCGTCGAAGTCGGCGGCACCGTCGGCGACATCGAGGGGATGCCGTTCCTCGAAGCGCTCCGACAGTTCGCCCACGAGGAGGAGGACGACGACATCCTCTTCACGCACGTCACCCTCGTCCCGTACTCGAAGAACGGCGAGCAGAAGACGAAGCCGACGCAGCACTCCGTGAAGGAACTGCGGAGCATCGGCCTGCAACCCGACGTCCTCGTCGGGCGCTCGGAGGACAAACTCGACCCCGAGACGAAGGAGAAGATAGCGCTGTTCTGCGACGTGCCGACGGAGGCGGTGTTCTCGAACTCCGACGTCGAGGACATCTACCACGTCCCCCTGATGGTCGAGGAGGAGGGCCTCGACGAGTTCGTGATGGAACGGCTGAACCTCTCGGTGGAGGCGCGGCCGAAGCCGGAACGCGACAACCGCTGGCGCGAACTCGTCACGCGCGACCGGGAGCAGGAGGTCGACGTCGCCCTCGTCGGCAAGTACGACCTCGAAGACGCCTACATGTCCGTCAACGAGGCGCTGAAACACGCCGGCATCGAGACGCGGACGGAGGTGAACGTCCTCTGGGTGGACTCCGACGAGATGCTGGACAAGCACACGAACCGCCTGAAGGAGGCCGACGGCGTCGTCGTCCCCGGCGGGTTCGGCACGCGCGGCACCGCGGGCAAGATAGAGGCGATTCGCTACTGCCGCGAGAACGACGTGCCGTTCCTCGGCCTCTGTCTCGGCTTCCAGATGGCCGTCGTCGAACACGCGCGCAACGTCCTCGGCCACGAGGACGCCCACTCGGCGGAAATCGACCCCGACACCTCCTACCCCGTCATCGACCTGCTCCCCGAGCAGTACGAGACGGAGGACATGGGCGGAACGATGCGTCTCGGTGCCCACGAGACGGCCATCGGCGAAGGGTCCCTCGCCGAACACGTCTACGGCGCCACCGCCTGCACGGAACGCCACCGGCACCGCTACGAGGTCGCCCCCGACTACATCGACGAACTCGAAGACGGCGCGCTGACGTTCTCCGGGCGGGCGGACAACCGGATGGAGATTCTCGAACGGACCGACCACCCGTACTTCCTCGGGACGCAGTTCCACCCCGAGTTCCGGTCGCGCCCCGACCGGGCGAGTCCGCCGTTCGTGGGATTCCTGCAGGCCGTCCTCGGTGACCTCGACGCGCGCGAACTCGCCGCGGACCCGGAGGTGCAGGCGTAA
- a CDS encoding PHP domain-containing protein, which translates to MYDYHLHSNYSDGDFLRAMVAAAASAGLSGVGVADHCMVVSTDWARESRRELGFNLDTTYERRREAIESLREEFDLRVFDAAEVDYEPGHEAEIRAFLADADFDYAVGSVHALDGANVHATGHFEGMSESRRRELVERYFEKLESLVASELFEIAAHADLIERNPALRGFATREQYERVADAFASSRTVPEVNAGRVRSEYGRFHPTTEFFEVLRERGVEFTLGSDAHAPDEVGPLAAELRAFVADSGLDPVTLAV; encoded by the coding sequence GTGTACGACTACCACCTCCACTCGAACTACTCCGACGGCGACTTCCTGCGGGCGATGGTCGCCGCGGCGGCGTCGGCGGGACTGTCGGGCGTCGGCGTGGCCGACCACTGCATGGTCGTCTCCACCGACTGGGCGCGCGAGTCCCGCCGCGAGTTGGGGTTCAACCTCGACACGACGTACGAACGCCGCCGGGAGGCCATCGAGTCGTTGCGCGAGGAGTTCGACCTCCGCGTCTTCGACGCCGCGGAGGTGGACTACGAACCCGGCCACGAGGCGGAGATACGTGCGTTCCTCGCCGACGCCGATTTCGACTACGCCGTCGGGAGCGTCCACGCACTCGACGGCGCGAACGTCCACGCCACCGGCCACTTCGAGGGGATGTCCGAGTCCCGGCGGCGCGAACTGGTCGAGCGGTACTTCGAGAAACTCGAATCGCTCGTGGCGTCGGAACTGTTCGAGATAGCCGCCCACGCCGACCTGATAGAGCGGAACCCCGCGCTCCGCGGGTTCGCCACCAGAGAGCAGTACGAGCGAGTCGCCGACGCCTTCGCGTCGTCGCGGACGGTGCCCGAGGTGAACGCCGGACGCGTCCGCAGCGAGTACGGACGGTTCCACCCGACGACCGAGTTCTTCGAGGTGCTCCGCGAACGCGGCGTCGAGTTCACCCTCGGGTCGGACGCGCACGCGCCCGACGAAGTCGGTCCGCTGGCCGCCGAACTCCGCGCGTTCGTCGCCGACAGCGGCCTCGACCCGGTGACGCTCGCCGTCTGA